From one Colletotrichum destructivum chromosome 3, complete sequence genomic stretch:
- a CDS encoding Putative HIT-like domain, aprataxin, C2HE/C2H2/C2HC zinc finger, HIT-like superfamily, which yields MAAEDSDPEDAITQDEIKGTSPALDARRDAFAELMTRKRKPETGSGPSKPSRNKPFRTRDGLGAYIEDPSSFPASRVIYHNDDFVAINDLYPKASVHTLLLPRSPKHSLLHPFEAFENAEFLVSVQKEVLRLKDLVAKELQRRFGKGSKAEEAREAVLDGRVEPESGALPQGRDWHAEIITGIHAHPSMNHLHIHVLSRDMSSECMKHRKHYNSFNTPFLVDVADFPLAADDPRRHPGHDGYLMKSSLICWRCGENFGNQFARLKEHLAVEFAEWERE from the exons ATGGCGGCAGAAGATTCAGACCCGGAAGATGCCATCACACAGGACGAGATCAAAGGGACCTCTCCCGCGCTGGACGCGCGACGGGATGCTT TCGCGGAGCTCATGACCCGAAAGCGCAAGCCCGAAACAGGCTCCGGGCCATCCAAGCCCTCCCGCAACAAGCCCTTCCGGAcccgcgacggcctcggcgcctaTATCGAGGACCCATCATCCTTTCCTGCCTCGCGCGTGATATACCATAACGATGATTTCGTCGCGATCAACGACCTCTACCCCAAAGCCAGCGTCCAtacgctgctgctgcctcgaTCCCCCAAACACAGCCTCCTCCACCCGTTCGAGGCGTTCGAGAACGCCGAGTTCTTAGTATCGGTGCAGAAGGAGGTTCTGAGGCTCAAGGACCTTGTGGCAAAAGAGCTGCAGCGAAGGTTCGGCAAGGGAagcaaggccgaggaagcaCGGGAGGCCGTGCTGGACGGGCGCGTTGAGCCGGAGAGCGGAGCGCTGCCCCAGGGCCGGGACTGGCACGCCGAAATCATCACGGGGATTCATGCACACCCCAGCATGAACCACCTGCATATTCATGTCCTCTCGCGGGACATGTCCTCGGAGTGCATGAAGCATCGCAAACACTATAACTCCTTTAACACCCCGTTCCTTGTCGATGTCGCCGACTTCCCCCTGGCGGCGGATgaccctcgccgccaccctgGCCACGACGGGTACCTTATGAAGAGTAGTCTCATTTGCTGGAGGTGCGGCGAGAACTTTGGGAACCAGTTTGCGAGGCTCAAAGAACACTTGGCAGTTGAGTTTGCCGAGTGGGAAAGGGAATAG
- a CDS encoding Putative cyclin domain-containing protein produces the protein MDARPQRLKVHVGGNENIIPSKHDSLHQRHKSAGNIMSRNGGGLQAAAKRTAFGDVSNTAKNLAALPVDQLPAKGKGTESVYNKENVINSKDGFSRPAQRAAALGSKNGPVTTEWKQPKIPVRNDSQTQNKLVAKRASAAQLHESRPSKSKHVAQDPIAPAESASSKQPRHHKSQPQLKKEPVAHVLRRAQSKLSTTSAHSATSAEIWKPMDDVTEAAYEDAVEHIGNEQYHGPYHRRSSDTTDAGDDLQKAIAMLEGNAEKHSMEQLAESLGAPTMSEPEEYWDEEEEEELYDDQGYTTAHSYRSRGDLTTGGATTVLAPKITDKVQQELETARAIVESTRTQEEVDDEVWDVCMVAEYGDDIFEYMRELEMRMLPDPHYMDHQAEIQWSMRSVLMDWLVQVHHRFSLLPETLFLTVNYIDRFLSYKVVSIGKLQLVGATALLVASKYEEINCPSLQEIVFMVDNGYKVDEILKAERFMLSMLSFELGFPGPMSFLRRVSKADDYDLETRTLAKYFLEVTIMDERFVASPPSFLAAAAHCLSRMILKKGDWTPAHVHYSGYTWGQLRNLVTMILECCHAPRKHHLAVFEKYSDKRYKRAAEYVQTEITKGFTLPHHQSTGRASAFDFGELDGNVGQPHHAKAMVELQG, from the exons ATGGACGCTAGA CCCCAGCGCCTCAAAGTCCACGTTGGTGGCAACGAGAACATCATCCCTTCGAAGCACGATTCACTCCATCAGCGACACAAGTCAGCAGGTAACATCATGTCtcgcaacggcggcggtctgCAGGCTGCAGCTAAGCGAACCGCTTTCGGCGACGTCAGCAACACGGCAAAAAACCTCGCTGCGCTGCCTGTCGACCAGCTGCctgccaagggcaagggcacAGAATCTGTCTACAACAAGGAGAATGTGATCAATAGCAAGGATGGCTTCTCGCGACCTGCACAACGGGCTGCCGCGCTGGGCAGTAAGAATGGTCCTGTAACCACAGAATGGAAGCAGCCGAAAATTCCGGTCAGAAATGATTCGCAGACCCAGAACAAGCTGGTCGCTAAGAGAGCTTCCGCGGCCCAGCTTCACGAGTCACGTCCCTCGAAGAGCAAACATGTTGCTCAGGACCCCATTGCGCCCGCGgagtcggcctcgagcaaGCAACCTCGCCATCACAAGTCTCAGCCTCAGCTTAAGAAGGAGCCTGTTGCGCATGTTCTGCGACGTGCCCAGAGCAAGTTGTCCACAACTTCGGCACACTCTGCCACCTCCGCGGAGATCTGGAAGCCGATGGACGATGTGACTGAAGCTGCCTACGAGGACGCTGTCGAGCACATTGGCAACGAGCAGTACCACGGTCCTTACCACAGACGTTCGTCAGACACCACTGACGCTGGAGACGACCTGCAGAAAGCCATCGCCATGCTCGAGGGAAATGCTGAGAAGCATTCAAtggagcagctcgccgaATCGTTGGGTGCTCCAACCATGTCCGAGCCGGAGGAGTActgggacgaggaggaggaggaagagctcTACGATGACCAGGGCTACACCACTGCTCACTCCTACCGGTCCCGAGGCGACCTCACCACTGGCGGCGCAACTACTGTGCTCGCGCCTAAGATTACCGACAAGGTCCAGCAAGAGTTGGAGACCGCCCGTGCCATCGTCGAGAGTACCCGTACCcaggaggaggtcgacgacgaggtttGGGACGTCTGCATGGTTGCAGAGTATGGCGATGATATTTTTGAGTACATGCGAGAGCTTGAG ATGAGAATGCTGCCTGACCCTCACTACATGGACCACCAGGCCGAGATCCAATGGTCCATGCGCTCCGTCTTGATGGACTGGCTTGTGCAGGTCCACCACCGATTCAGCCTGCTGCCAGAGACGCTGTTCTTGACGGTCAACTACATTGACCGCTTCCTTTCGTATAAGGTTGTGTCGATTGGCAAGCTCCAGCTTGTCGGTGCTACCGCCTTGCTCGTGGCTTCCAAGTACGAGGAGATTAACTGCCCATCGCTGCAGGAGATCGTTTTCATGGTGGACAATGGTTACAAGGTTGACGAGATCCTCAAGGCCGAGCGCTTTATGCTCAGCATGCTGAGTTTCGAGCTGGGCTTCCCTGGCCCGATGAGCTTCCTGCGCCGCGTCAGCAAGGCGGACGATTATGATCTCGAGACGCGCACGTTGGCGAAGTACTTCCTGGAGGTTACCATCATGGATGAACGTTTTGTCGCAAGCCCGCCCAGCTTCCTTGCCGCAGCAGCGCACTGCTTGTCTCGCATGATCTTGAAGAAAGGAGACTGG ACTCCTGCGCATGTCCACTATTCTGGATACACATGGGGTCAGCTGAGAAACCTGGTTACCATGATTTTGGAGTGCTGCCACGCCCCGCGAAAGCATCACCTTGCCGTCTTCGAAAAGTACTCGGACAAGCGATACAAACGCGCTGCCGAGTATGTACAGACCGAGATCACCAAGGGCTTCACCCTTCCGCATCACCAATCCACCGGCCGTGCTTCGGCCTTCGACTTTGGTGAGCTTGACGGCAATGTTGGCCAGCCTCACCATGCCAAGGCGATGGTCGAGCTTCAGGGCTAG
- a CDS encoding Putative translocon-associated protein (TRAP), alpha subunit, which yields MVYLKSSLLALLALPLSGAFAAEEAPVDTDATAPTLKADIETTFPDADIFGVKIVNGHPTKAFVEFTNHEDAPIQVALVGGTLSSTKELPENALPSDNIIRNLTAARYDLTIEAGDKKAVPYSFALDANPQDVLLQLIAVVSNAKGDIFQLEAYNATAAIVEPPTSIFDPQIIFLYLFLSGAFAGTLYFVYKTWIEALFPQAKKAKSSKKARTVSVTVPLADSDATGEATSTGKSYDESWIPEHHINRPVAKRVKSGASGKLRKGAE from the exons ATGGTTTACCTCAAGTCTTCGCTTCTGGCCCTGCtggccctccccctctctgGCGCGTTCGCTGCCGAAGAGGCTCCC GTTGATACGGATGCCACTGCCCCGaccctcaaggccgacaTCGAGACTACCTTCCCTGACGCCGACATCTTCGGTGTTAAGATCGTCAACGGTCACCCCACTAAGGCTTTCGTCGAGTTCACGAATCACGAGGATGCGCCGATTCAGGTCGCCTTGGTTGGTGGTACCTTGTCTAGCACCAAGGAGCTCCCCGAAAATGCCCTCCCCAGCGACAACATCATCCGCAACCTGACTGCTGCCCGTTACGACCTGACGATCGAGGCTGGCGACAAAAAGGCTGTCCCCTACTccttcgccctcgacgccaaccCTCAGGATGTCCTCCTTCAGCTCATTGCTGTCGTCAGCAATGCCAAGGGCGATATCTTCCAGCTCGAGGCATAcaacgccaccgccgcaATCGTCGAGCCTCCCACCAGCATCTTCGACCCCCAGAT CATTTTCCTCtacctcttcctctccggTGCCTTCGCTGGCACTCTCTACTTCGTCTACAAGACCTGGATCGAGGCTCTGTTCCCccaggccaagaaggccaagtcCTCTAAGAAGGCTCGTACTGTTAGTGTTACTGTGCCTCTGGCCGACTCGGATGCCACCGGCGAGGCTACCTCCACTGGCAAGAGCTATGACGAGAGCTGGATCCCCGAGCACCACATCAACCGCCCTGTCGCCAAGCGCGTTAAGAGCGGTGCTAGCGGCAAGCTCAGGAAGGGTGCTGAGTAG
- a CDS encoding Putative High mobility group protein HMGA, producing MAPTPEEAPKKRGRGRPPKADGQKKAAYVPTGRPRGRPKGSGGVKKAVTPKKPATGTGRGRGRPRKSDVADATTTPTAATATPKKSTPTNSATSTGRPRGRPRKSDASTAAPTPKKAESARKAKGRTSDVSKESSSSGSSSGSDDEEQATKNVSKPLSDAADSTEEVRRWFPSKMMRGLLG from the exons ATGGCGCCAACCCCGGAAGAAGCACCCAAGAAGCGCGGTCGCGGCAGGCCCCCCAAAGCCGATggccagaagaaggccgcctACGTCCCCACAGGACGCCCTCGCGGTCGCCCCAAAGGTAGCGGAGGCGTGAAGAAGGCCGTTACCCCCAAGAAGCCCGCTACGGGTACCGGTAGAGGACGCGGCAGACCCAGGAAGAGCGACGTCGCCGATGCGACTACCACGCCCACAGCTGCGACTGCCACACCCAAGAAGAGCACGCCGACCAATTCCGCCACGTCCACCGGCCGCCCCCGTGGTCGCCCTCGCAAATCCGACGCGTCTACTGCCGCGCCCACGCCCAAGAAAGCCGAGTCAGCGCGAAAGGCTAAGGGAAGGACGAGCGACGTCTCGAAGGAGTCGTCTTCCTCTGGTTCGTCATCAGGGTCTGACGATGAAG AACAGGCTACTAAGAATGTCTCCAAGCCGCTctccgatgccgccgacTCCACCGAAGAGGTTCGTCGCTGGTTCCCCTCGAAAATGATGCGAGGACTGCTCGGCTGA